TATGACCAGAAAGTAAGATACAAcaatatgcaagttagcggagcttgcataatcCTAGGGAAAGTAcgacatgagcctgattgatgcactCTTGGCACGAGAAAGACAAGTGCATGCTCTCAGCAATGCCTAAGCTAGGTAAAGAGGTGGATATAGGCTACAACGGCCTATGCATAACACAAGGCATGTTTCATGCCTAAGGAAGGACTCCAAAGCTAGATATGCATGAAATAATGCATCAGCATAAGCCTTAATGGCTTAAAACCCTGAGCAGAACAAGGGAATTTTTGGAACGACGTGGAAGCTAAATAAGCTGCATCATGCTTATGGGGCATGTTtacaagggaaaatggacgtgcatttgcctagtttTAAGGCCCGGTTAGTATTATAACTATAAATTtgagaaaaaaaacacaaaaatgacTTAAATACAATGAccaataaggaaaaaaaaaacttgaatttgCATCTAAATCTCATGCCCTAAATGTTTGACGAAAGAAAATGATGAGGAGATAAGTTTGTTATATAGTGGACTATAAAAATACTAAACTAACCCCATATTTTATAAAAGTACCATAAATATTTCTAATCTAATGGATACTGATGTCTAACGAATTTTTTAGACTGCCCCAACACCCAATACAATATCccttggatttcaaaaattacatCTACATCCAATCTGTTAGTGAACATTTTGGGCACCCACACGCAAAAATACGGTTGATCTAGATCGAATCCACGGATTTTTTGCCAAATGCTCATGCCTAACAGTAGCACAAGACTATATAAAATAAATCTCTCTAGTACTGTCCTCCATCAATATCTGCTCAAACTCATAACATAAATTGTCAATTGACCTCTATCCCATCCTGAAAACTTATACTTAGGATGCTCACTAACTAATAAGAATTAGCAACACAATTATTTACTTTGAGACAATGACTAGACTTGACAGAATTGAGATTTGCAGCATTTACTTTACCATTCTTCAAATTTGCAGCACATTTCTGGGTGGTTTCAGTTTCTTATATGAAGTCTCATGGTGGAAGAATTTCATCCTCTGTgacacctcagcatttggaattgaTCAGGAAAGCTCAAATCTTATAACTGAAGAGTGTAAAAAAACAAACGCAAGAAGAGATAATGTCGGACGTTATTTGGATTTGcgtcaaactttttttttttaattattttacacTCATCGGTTCACGTGGTCAATACTAGTTACGTTTGTTCTTTTTCAAAATATAATACGTTAGTTTGTTAATTTGGTCAAAAAATCAACAATTAAATCCGTCACgtggatttattttttttagttttataccACTTTTATTCTATAAAAGATTTACTTCGCCACTTTTTATGGGCGCGCTTTTGAATAGCACCAAACGTTATTCGGATATCATCTTTTATCTTTTTGTACGCGAACCGTGTTGAACGCTAGTCAAAATACCGTTTTCATTTGGACTCCACCAATCATTCCATGAAACCATGGAACATGTTGTGGAAAAAATGTGCAATAACCCAGTTTAGAAGCCATAGAATTGGCATTTCATATTGTTTCCGCACTTAAAAAAGCTTGAATTCTACCATAAGATTTGCTCTTACACTTAAACAATCAAAGAGTCCGAACTAACATGAACATTCTACAAACCATGTGTAATGACAAGTCTAAGACCAATCTCAACACCTTGCAACTTTTTTACTGCATACGCTAAGTCTTAGGAAGTAtaaaggattttatttttttatcgatAAAGAAAAGATTAGATTGATCATAAAGGAGAGGATATAACAGGATTATACCACCCTAACAGagtagaaaataaataaatagagatGATTGGTAACATGCTACCAAAACTCAGTTATGCTGAAAATAAATATTACACCACTTTATCATTACATCAGAAGAATTAATAACTTCATAATCCTTAAAAGCAAGAGCTCAAAAGAAAATATAGTATATTGATTTGTTAACCACTCCTGAACATTGAGCCTTGTGTCAAAGAAAACACGATTATTTCTCCCATATCTGGAAACAAAAAGTAACTTAAAGATTTAGAGTACCTCCCCAAGATATAACATTGTCAATGTGTTCGGGTCCCGACCAACCCCAACCCTACCAACACGAGTCTGGAATCCGAAACTAGTAACATTGCTCCTATCTCCCATTTGGATGGAAAACATTTGGTTAGGAAATGGAAACTAACATGTTTTTATGCCGTCGGCCGGCCAGAATTTTTAGCTAAACTTCGGGGGCATAATATACGTGTAATAGGCTTCAAAGAAGAATAGTAGGTGTTATTAAGTGACACAATAGTTTGTCTATGCGAGTCCTAGGTGAAAACAATAGTTCATCATTCATAGGTTTGTAGTAAAGGTTTTGCATAATATTATAGTCCATTTTGGTTATGTTCATTAAACTATTTATGAACCtagctatttttttttggttgtttccATGCTAtctagtttaatttttttttaaatactaCATTACATCTTGCCTTCCAAACATGCAAGTTTACTATACTGCAGAGGACCGGCCAGTCCATTGCAAGGCCATTTCTATCATGCTCTGTAAACCAAGTATTGAGCCAATCATGAAAGTTTATTAGTATGTTAGTAAGATAAGACATGTCAAAATTTAAATGCATCCAAACCTGAGAAACAAAATTACAAGTAATAAAAGATGACAGAGATTCCTCACCAAAATTGCACAGAGGACAAGAAGTTTGAATATTAGGTAAGATGGTTGCAACTCTCATATTAGTTGGTAAAATAGAGTAAGATGCTTTCCAAATGAACATTTTAATAGATGGAGTAGTTTGCATATCCCAAATTTTGTtccaatcttgattttctctattagaAAAGTTTAAAGAGTTGTATAAAGACTTAACAGTAAATTTATTAGGGTCCAAATAACTTCATCCAAAGTATTATTAATTGGGATTGGGATTTTCAGTATTTTCTCAATTGTGTTTTGATCAAAACAAGGTGCCAATTTTTCAATATCCAAAGTACGAGAACTAGTAATTAAGTCACTTAGCTTTCTGAATTTTCTTTTGCAGTAGAGTTGGTATTATTGGCGGCTTAATTTCAGGCTACAATGTAGACTTTAAAGTGAAGACTACAATGTAGACTCCAAAACTTGCATAAACTTTAAAGTGCAAGGCTTCATTTTAAGAAGTAGATACCATAAAATTAAGGCAGCTCACTTATCTAATTTCTTTAATCGTTATGGTCTCAAGAAGACATGGTCTGGTGAAAACTTTAAAATCCTAAAATAATTTACAGTTTCATTTTTGAAACTATCAATGTAACCCATATCCCAATCCTGTTTTACAGCAGGGTTCTCAGAGGGAAAATAGTTAAATGAATGATTAAGGATCCGATCCTTCTTttcgggaagaagaagaaaaaggtggaCACTAACTtgtttagagcaagtcttatggtggaatccaacctattccaagtgtggaaaatccatggaatgtcaagtctaatggcttccaagttgggctcttccacagaaaatccaagcagggTTCCATGATTTGGTGGAAtggtccgtggaatccatggaaacgctaataagaatagcgtaaaacgctattaagaataacgcgctaaaagacaaaaaacgctattaagaatagagcttagctccattaagaatagcgtttttttttttattcatagaTTTAAACTGAGTTGTTGAGAATCTAACGATTGATAAAAAAGCTCTATTCTTAATAGTGTTTTTTGAGCGCTATTAAAATTAGCGTAaaatgctattaagaatagcgtttctactattcacCATTACATTTGCGTTTCCATCCACACTTCCAAATGATGAGgaggcgtggaagatggaagatggatgaaTTTCACCGTAAGACTTGCTTTTATATGCCGGTGGCCGGCCAGAATTTTGAGCTAAATTTCGGGGGCGTAATATACGTGTAATATGCTTCAAAGAAGAATAGTAGGTGTTATTAAGTGACAGTGTGACACAATAACTTGTCCATGCGAGTTCTCGGTGAAAACAATAGTTTGTGTGGGAAAGAATATTTTAGAATTAGGTTTTGCGGACATTCTGTATGCTTCGGATCTTCTTTCTTCCCTGAAATTGGTGGTTAGTAATTTCTTGCTCCCTTTAGTGTTTGCTCAAATCTTGGTATATAATCACGCTACTCTTTCATtgttaaaatttattttttccttaggtGGATCATCATTTTTCATGAAATCCCTAATTCAATAATGAGAATATGAGATCAGTAGTATGAAATTGAAACCCCTTGAATACCCAAACTACGTATCATGATTGCAAACAGGAACTGTGGTGAAAAGAAATTGGGTTTTTGAGTTTTCTGGGACtttgttctttctcttttttcatatCCATTGATTTAGAAAATTTTCTAATGTTATTGAATTTGTTTGACAAGTACGAGTGTTGTAATTTGGGGTATCTTTCTTTGTTTTTCCCCCTTTTGCAGAAACAATCTAGATACAGAATCCAAGGTAAAGTCAGTCAACAATGGAAAGAGCAGAGAAAGAAGAATTGGTGGCAAAAGCAGATATTAACAATCTAGAAAGATTACCAGAAGGATGTATATCTGACATCCTATCTCTAACAACACCTGCAGACGTGTGTAGATCCAGTCTTGTTTCAACTCTTTTTAAATCTGCTGCTGATTCTGATGCTGTTTGGGAGAAATTCCTTCCGGCAGATTATCAAGACATCATTTCTAGAGCATTGCATCCTTTTCCGCCAGCTGCTGCCACATCTAAGAAAGACTAAGTGATGACCCACTTCTCATTGATGGTGGTTCTAAGAGCTTTCAGTTGGAAAAATCTAGTGGAAAGAAATGTATCATGCTTGGAGCAAAGGAGCTTGGAATTGCTTGGGGAGACAATCCTAACCACTGGCGCTGGGAAGGTTACCCTGGCTCCAGGTTTCCCAAGGTGGCCGAACTTCAATGGGTATGCTGGCTTGAAACCCGTGGGAAGCTTGATACCAGATTGCTATCACCAAATACCGTCTACGGAGCTTACATTGTTCTAAAGTTCAAGGAAGGTGATAATGGATTTGAGGATGAACCTATAAAGGCCAAAATCGAAGTAGCTGGTGGTAACGATAGTGTGTGTAGCGAAGAGAGACTTGTCTATTTTGATTCTAGTGGCGAACATTCTCCATCAGATCCAGTGTTGGAGAGTCAGTATGTTGCACATGAGAGAGGAGATGGATGGATGGAGGTTGACATGGGTCATTTCTATAATGAAGGTGGACGAGACAACGAGGGTGGGGAGGTGCATATGTCCGTGCTTGAGACTGAGAGGTTACTAGGCAAGTATTGCCTAATTGTCCAAGGTATGGAACTTAGACCCAAGCTGGACACATAAATACTGTACAACCCCTAAAATTTCTTTGTAAGGTTGATACCACTATATTTATACTTCTGTTGAATAAATATTACAAACATGCTATGGATTGTTAATGTAATGTAAAATGTCTTGATTTATGATCTATGAAATATGTCTAGCGTGTGAATTTTGTTAGTGAAAGCAGCTGCTTTGGGTATATCTGTTGAACAATTTGGTGTAAAGCCAGAgagttgaaggaaaaaaaaaaaaaaaaaaaaaaaagtaaaaaaagacgccgttgccggggatcgaacccgggtcacccgcgtgacaggcgggaatacttaccactatactacaacgacTTTGTTGTTGGTTCTCTTTCAATTAATTATAAAGCCAAAGTCTTCAAAGGTGGAATTTGGGTGTGCTTTCGAAGGAGGAAggtgttaggattttgatttatGTTTGGGAATCAACTCAACTCCTTCATTTTGGCTACCAGTATAATGAAGGTGAGAGTCAGACGGGTTCAACACAACCTAAACACAGTTGACAGGTCCAAAGTGAAGTACTGCCTCTGCTAGACTCAGTCTCGTGTATATACGAGTCCTCCTATGTTAAAACAAATAATTTGGTCTATCTCTGGTCTGACTTTTGGAGCTTCTTCCCTGAAATTGGTGGTTGGTACCTTTGATTTCTAATGTTTGCTCTAATCTTGTTACCTTGGTATATCTGTATAATCACACCACTCTTTATAGTTGGATCTTTTCTTTCTTACGTAGATAATAATTTTCATGTAATCCCAAACTCCAATTAAGCTAATGAAATGACTCGAATGAGTATGTAATATGAAATTAAAACCCCCTTGAATAGCCTAACTTGGCATAAAATGCTAGTGGATTTGTTTGACAAGTACAAATGTTGTTATTTGGGTTGGCGATGTTAAATTTCTCTTGTTTCTTCGTTCTTTTCCCCATTTTGCAGAAACAATCTAGATACAGAATCCGAGGTAAAGTCAACGATGGAAAGAGCAGAGAAAGAAGAGGTACTGGTGGAAATATCAGAAGATATTATTAACAATATCGAAAGACTACCAGAAGGATGCATATCTGACATCCTAGCTCTGACAACGCCTGCAGATGCATGTAGGTCTTGTCTGGTTTCAACTCTTTTTAAATCTGCAGCTGATTCAGATGTTGTTTGGGAGAAATTTATGCCCCCCGATTATCAAGACATCATTTCTAGAGCATTTTATCCTTTTCTGTCAGCTGCCTCATCTAAGAAAGAGTTATATTATCGACTATCCGATTACCCACTTCTCATTGATGGTGGTCTTAAGAGCTTTCAGCTGGAAAAATCTAGTGGGAAGAAATTTATCATGCTTGGAGCAAAGGAGCTTGCAATTGCTCACGGAGACAATCCTCAGCACTGGTATTGGCGAGGTTACCCTGGCTCCAGGCTTGCTAAGGTGGCCGAACTGAAGTGGATACGCTGGATTGAAATCCGCGGGAAGCTCGATACTAGATTGCTGTCACCTAAGACCTTCTATGCAGCTTACCTTGTGCTGAAGTTTAAAGATGTAGTTTACGGATTTGATCAACCTGTAAAAGCCAAAGTCGAACTCGTTGGAAGAGCTGCTGGTAACAATGAGGTGTGCAGCGAAGAGAGACACGTCTACTTAGTGGACAATGGTGGCGAACATTCTCCACTGGACCCAACGTTGGCGGGTCAATATGTTGCACGGGAGAGAGGAGATGGATGGATGGAGGTTGAGATGGGTCATTTCTATAACGAAGAATTAGAAGAAGACGAGGGCGGGGATGTGCATATGTCTGTGCTTGAGACTGAGAGGTTAGGATCCAAGTATGGCATTATTGTCCAAGGTATGGAACTTAGACCCAAGGTGGACACACAAATACCGTAAAACCCCTAAAATTTCTTTGTGATTTTATTTAAATATTACACATACGCTATGGAGTTGTTATTGTAAATCGTCTTGAAAAAagattttgtgtattttttttttttcatttccctTTTACTCGGTTACTAATGTTGAAAATTCTATATTTATCGTGTTATTTGCTAGCAATCATAGTGGCAAATTTGTCATTGCAATATAACTGTATTTTCCTAAACAAACTTATGTCCACCAGTTTCAATCcaactgtttttcaaaaaaaaattggaacatttttttttttttttgtttacccTGAATCTGTACCTAAAATTAAGCTATCAACAATGGCGAGAGCAATCGAAGAAGATTCCGACGAAGAAAATGGTTCAACAGGTGTACAGAAGAACAAGAGATtttcaaaattaaggaaaaaagAACTTGGAATATCTTGTATGTTAAATACAGAAGTTGGAGCTGTTCTTGCTGTGATTCGGCGAATACCGGATAGTAATTCACAATTCTTAACAGAAGACAATTACGATTCCACATTGCTAACATCTTTAAAAGCATTACGCGCATTAATATTCAATCCGCAACAAGAATGGCACAAGATAGATCCTTCAGTATATTTAGGTCCATTTCTAGATGTTATTCAAAGCGACGAAATCCCTGCATCTGCAACTGGTGTTGCATTGTCCGCAATTCTCAAGATTCTAAAACTCGATATATTCAACGAAAAAACACCCGGTGTTCAAGATGCGATCAATTCGATTGTAACCGGTGTAACAAGTTGCCGGTTGGAGAAGACGGATTCTACAGCCGAAGACGCTGTGTTAATGAAGGTGCTGCAGGTGTTGATTGGTATTATGAGGAATGGCGCGTCTATATATTTGACGGATCACTCTGTTTGCACCTTAGTGAATACTTGTTTCCAGGTAGTGCAGCAGTCTGCAAGCAAAGGTGATTTGCTGCAATGTAATGCTAGGCACACAATGCATGAATTAGTGCAGATAATATTTGCTCGCTTTCCTGAAATCGATAATGTTCGCGAGAATTCGGAATCTGACGATGATGAACAACTTTCAAATGCTCATGATAATGGATACGGTGCACGCTGTGCAATAGATATATTCCATTTCTTGTGTTCATTGTTGAATGTTGTGGAAGTTGTAGATACAGATGGATCCACATCAACCACTTCTGACGAGGATGTTCAGGTTTTCGCTCTTATATTGATTAACTCAGCAATTGAGTTAAGTGGCGAAGAAATACGAGCGCACCCAAGGCTTCTGAAGATGATTCAGAATGACCTCTTTCACCATTTGATTCACTATGGGAGTTGTTCTAGCCCACTTTTGTTATCCATGATTTGCAGTACTGTTCTCAACATCTACCATTTTCTACGTAGGTAATGTTCCAAATTTCTATGTTATGTTAGGCGCTAGGCGAGGCGCCTAGGCAACCAAAAACGCATAATGGCTCACTAATTTGCGATTTAGGGCGCCTAGGCGAGCGCCTAGCTCGCCTTTCACAACATAGGTCACTTCTAATTGTGCCTTAAATTCATGAAACTAAGCGAAATTCGATGATACTTGCTGGATTATGTCTAAATGAGAAATCGATATTGATGTTTTGCAGGTATGTTAGACTCCAACTGGAAGCTTTCTTCTCATTTGTGTTGCTAAAAGTTGCAAATGGAGGCAGTTCACCTCAACTGCAAGAAGTGGCATTAGAAGGAGTTATAAGTTTTTGCAGGCAGCCAACATTTGTAATCGAGATGTACGTAAATTACGACTGCGATCCAGCGTTTCGGAATTTATTTGAAGAGATTGGGAAGTTGCTGTGCAAACTTGCTTTCCCTGTGCCATCGACCCCGCTAACCAGTTTGCAGATGCAAGCTTTTGAAGGTCTACTTATAGTACTTAACAACATTGCGGATAACATCGACGAAGATGCAAATCCAACCTCGGTTCCGAGTTATCCAGTTGTTGTTTCTGAATATAAGCCATTCTGGATAGGGGAGAGCAAAAGCAATGGGAATACGGAAGCGTGGATTGAATCTCTTCGGTTCAGGAAAGCACAAAAGAGAAAGCTATTGATAGCAGCTAATCACTTCAATAGAGATGAGAAGAAGGGGTTGGATTATCTGAGAATCACTCATTTGACTCCAGAGCCACCGGAAGCGAAAGCTCTAGCTTTGTTTTTCAGATTCACACCTGGTTTAGATAAGAGCAAGATTGGTGACTTCCTTGGTGACCCTGACGAATTTTACTTGCAAGTACTTGAAGAATTCACTGACACATTTAGTTTTAACGGAATGATTCTCGACACAGGGCTTCGAACTTACCTGGAGACATTTCGGTTGCCTGGAGAGTCTCAGAAGATTCAAAGAATTCTTGAAGCATTCTCTGAGAAATTCTATGATCAGCAGTCGTCAGAGATatttgtcagcaaagatgcagtGTTCATTCTGTGCTATTCACTCATTATGCTCAATACAGATCAACATAATCCGCAAGTGAAAAAGAAGATGACCGAAGACGAGTTTATCAGGAACAATAGAGCTATTAATGGAGGCAAAGATCTTCCTAGGAAATATCTGTCAGAACTTTTTCAGTCCATTTCTAACAACGCCATTACGATATTCGGGCAGTCCGGTGCGCCGGTACTTATGAACCCAAATAGATGGATTGATATAATAAATAGATCTAAGGTCACTGAACCCTTCATCCTCTGCAGCTATACCAACTGTTTAGGCAGAGATATGTTTGCATCCATTGCAGGACCTTCTGTTGCGGCATTGTCTGCAATATTTGAACATGCAAGTGAAGATGAAACTCTGCATGAATGCATTGAAGGGTTATTTTCAGTATCCAGGATTGCGCGGTTCGGGCTAGAAGACACACTTGATGAGCTAATTGCATCCTTCTGCAAGTTTACCATGCTTCTTAATCCGTACTCGACTGCAGAAGAAACCATATATGCTTTCAGCAACGACATGAAGCCTAGAATGGCGACTCTCGGGGTGTTTTCTATCATTAATAAGTTTGGAGATTCCGTTCGAGGTGGATGGAGAAATATAGTGGATTGCTTATTGAAACTCAAGAGACTTAAGTTACTTCCTCAATCCCTACTTGAGCCggattcaacatcatcatctgacaTTCAAAGGGACTCCAAATCCGAGTCAGGCGTAAGTTTCACGTCGTTCGATTTAGGCCATGGTTCTAGCAGGCAGGCATCTGGTTTAGGAGGCACTGGGAGATTCTCACACTTCCTGTCACTTGACTGCACTGAAGATGCATTACTCCAAGCGGCGTCTGGTAATGATTTCGAGCATAATTTGAAAATCATACAACAATGTCACATTGATAGCATCTTTAGTAATAGCCCAATATTGCCTGAAGATTCATTAGAAAGTCTAGGCAGATCCTTGATATTTGCAGCAGCTGGAAAAGGCCAGAAGTTCAGCACCCcggtcgaagaagaagaaactgttGGATTCTGTTGGGATTTGATCGTTACGCTTACTTTAGCCAACCTTCACAGATTCTCCAAGTTCTGGCCTTTATTCAATGATTACCTGATTTTAGTAGCTCAGTTTCCTCTCTTTTCACCATGTCCATTTGCAGAGAAGGctattttaagtcttttcaaaatCTGCCTCAAGCTCCTTAATTCGTACCGAACCGAAAAAGTGTCAGAAGAAAACATCTTCAAATCCATAAACTTAATGTGGAAGCTTGATAAAGAAATTCTAGACACATGCAGTGGAACCATTACGCAGGCAGTGAGTAAGATGCTGATCGAGTTCCCTGCAAATATCCAGACACAACTTGGTTGGAAATCAATCCTACATTTGTTATCAATCTCAGGCAGACACCCGGAAACTTATGATCAAGGAGTTGAAGCactgattatgttgatgtcagaTGGTATCCATGTTTCAAAGATCAATTACGCATACTGCATAGATTGCGCATTCGGGTTTGCTGCACTCAAGATTAGTCCTCTGGAGAAGAGTTGGAAGATATTAGACTTAATGGCAGATTCAGTAAACCTGTTAATTCAGTGGTACAGAAATGATTACTCAGATCCAGGGAGCAATACTAGTAACAATAGCGGTTCATCATTCGAGGACAAGAATCCGAACTCGTATAACTCGACGATGAATCTATTCATTAAACTAGTAGAATCACTTAGAAAAACTAGTTTAGTCAGAAGAGAAGATATAAGAAACCATGCAGTGTTAGCATTACAGAAGAGCTTCATATTAGCAGAACAACTCGGGTTCACATCGAATAACTG
This genomic stretch from Papaver somniferum cultivar HN1 chromosome 5, ASM357369v1, whole genome shotgun sequence harbors:
- the LOC113284062 gene encoding ARF guanine-nucleotide exchange factor GNL2-like — translated: MARAIEEDSDEENGSTGVQKNKRFSKLRKKELGISCMLNTEVGAVLAVIRRIPDSNSQFLTEDNYDSTLLTSLKALRALIFNPQQEWHKIDPSVYLGPFLDVIQSDEIPASATGVALSAILKILKLDIFNEKTPGVQDAINSIVTGVTSCRLEKTDSTAEDAVLMKVLQVLIGIMRNGASIYLTDHSVCTLVNTCFQVVQQSASKGDLLQCNARHTMHELVQIIFARFPEIDNVRENSESDDDEQLSNAHDNGYGARCAIDIFHFLCSLLNVVEVVDTDGSTSTTSDEDVQVFALILINSAIELSGEEIRAHPRLLKMIQNDLFHHLIHYGSCSSPLLLSMICSTVLNIYHFLRRYVRLQLEAFFSFVLLKVANGGSSPQLQEVALEGVISFCRQPTFVIEMYVNYDCDPAFRNLFEEIGKLLCKLAFPVPSTPLTSLQMQAFEGLLIVLNNIADNIDEDANPTSVPSYPVVVSEYKPFWIGESKSNGNTEAWIESLRFRKAQKRKLLIAANHFNRDEKKGLDYLRITHLTPEPPEAKALALFFRFTPGLDKSKIGDFLGDPDEFYLQVLEEFTDTFSFNGMILDTGLRTYLETFRLPGESQKIQRILEAFSEKFYDQQSSEIFVSKDAVFILCYSLIMLNTDQHNPQVKKKMTEDEFIRNNRAINGGKDLPRKYLSELFQSISNNAITIFGQSGAPVLMNPNRWIDIINRSKVTEPFILCSYTNCLGRDMFASIAGPSVAALSAIFEHASEDETLHECIEGLFSVSRIARFGLEDTLDELIASFCKFTMLLNPYSTAEETIYAFSNDMKPRMATLGVFSIINKFGDSVRGGWRNIVDCLLKLKRLKLLPQSLLEPDSTSSSDIQRDSKSESGVSFTSFDLGHGSSRQASGLGGTGRFSHFLSLDCTEDALLQAASGNDFEHNLKIIQQCHIDSIFSNSPILPEDSLESLGRSLIFAAAGKGQKFSTPVEEEETVGFCWDLIVTLTLANLHRFSKFWPLFNDYLILVAQFPLFSPCPFAEKAILSLFKICLKLLNSYRTEKVSEENIFKSINLMWKLDKEILDTCSGTITQAVSKMLIEFPANIQTQLGWKSILHLLSISGRHPETYDQGVEALIMLMSDGIHVSKINYAYCIDCAFGFAALKISPLEKSWKILDLMADSVNLLIQWYRNDYSDPGSNTSNNSGSSFEDKNPNSYNSTMNLFIKLVESLRKTSLVRREDIRNHAVLALQKSFILAEQLGFTSNNCINCFNLVIFAMVDDLHEKLVEYSRRDNATKEMKSMAATLKLAMELLKEVFLQFLTPLSQSSGFRTFWLGVLRRMDTCMKTELGDDDETGLQALIPELLKKIITEMKEKEILVHTEENELWDITHVQIQWIAPSLKEELFPDEF
- the LOC113278365 gene encoding F-box protein PP2-B10-like; its protein translation is MERAEKEEVLVEISEDIINNIERLPEGCISDILALTTPADACRSCLVSTLFKSAADSDVVWEKFMPPDYQDIISRAFYPFLSAASSKKELYYRLSDYPLLIDGGLKSFQLEKSSGKKFIMLGAKELAIAHGDNPQHWYWRGYPGSRLAKVAELKWIRWIEIRGKLDTRLLSPKTFYAAYLVLKFKDVVYGFDQPVKAKVELVGRAAGNNEVCSEERHVYLVDNGGEHSPLDPTLAGQYVARERGDGWMEVEMGHFYNEELEEDEGGDVHMSVLETERLGSKYGIIVQGMELRPKVDTQIP